Proteins from one Geomonas agri genomic window:
- a CDS encoding OmpA family protein: MVKQRIALTCMILASLAAAGPAARAESTPAPVAKAAAAPAVATPNVRDAAGPGETTEGHLPKEATYTPWLLDPSVFAQDQGDRTEKRQVAEKDVKTVKLTNLVPPIRFRTGEADITREYLELLRGVLEKMRGRNNVRLHFVGHADTQRLSGALQAKFGDNTGLSRERAGTTAEYCQRALGLPPEAISYEGMGDAKPVASNATEEGRALNRRVEVEVWYDEIGEKMVEKEVIVPAQVNRVKICRTETVCKMRYQEGLSHRVRIKNLVAPLQYDAAMLTVPEDFPHQVRQALNNLAGKQHIAVKFIAYSDTTPLEARDERIYGDQLGLSKAVARRVALAVQDALKSTPVSFESEGKGATQPVASNDTPQGRALNRRVAVEFWHDDALQELSDEPQLCPEDAEAQTVTRVYDPPSGPIPAILFQDGNPVLPEGYTERLKTLMDDIKQRSNVRLRFIGYISNERLERRTAAVYGDDIGWATARARRGMTEVSAKMGLVPKQAEFEGRGYVQSADVVATGFTGTGESRVEVQVVYDEQVPVNDYEGVDILRMTREVNAADPLALNLLRISVDGKPVDDLNKSIPDLQRCTDVALQVARIEFKYDNLRAYRRLNVTAWPRSIRYEDLPGTEFAENLVRFRLYANYHSFIKRAEVRIFDEERSVRDLPLAVVPMDGEGMATWSANFENPVTPARELKYLVRVYDAQGNYDETVAQPLWVVEQVDPGTAKSDPERELLAGYGGSRIGERNIPVAGGTVQAYGSSIPTEHRVWLAGYPGPVDGNGRFIVEEILPKGMHTVEVAVLDKAGNGELFLRDLAMPKSDWFTVGIADLTFSADKTSGPAKLLAPDQPRYSHDFNAEGRLAFYTKGTFGDGWGLTASADTREAPLDQLFSNFLDKSPESLFRRIDQDYHFPTYGDDSTVLEDAPTSGKFYARLKKDQNYGLWGNFRIGYLDNDLAHVDRGLYGANLHYQIPGVTSFGEKRFMVDGFAAEPGTVAGRDEFRGTGGSLYYLRRQDILQGSERVRIEIRDKDSNMVLAVKDLTPVQDYDVDYLQGRLVLTQPLESTAADNLLVHSDTIDGNPVYLVARYEYTPGAAELDTMTFGGRAHYWFGDYVKLGLTGTGGKDGDIDESLAGADLTLRKSAATWLKLETGRSKGAGLFTSTSLDGGFNYSTVQAPVAAAIAANAYRIDASVALQDLNKDWRGRFTLYSQLLEAGYSAPGQAAEKETTLVGGTAEVPVNDRLKVNVKADQRNVDQGLQTTAAEVNGTYQVDEHWSAGVGARLDSRKDQSTVVPLTQETGDRVDVVGKVGYDTKARWSGYLFGQESVLTTGNREGNGRGGVGGAFRVTDRLKLNGEASGGNQGLAGRFGSEYLYSDRTTLYTNYALENERSDNGVQARKGALTSGFRTRYSDSASVYGEERYTHGDVPSGLLHSYGVDLAPTDRLNFGAKGEFGTLRDNLTGAELKRKALGVSAGYGFEKVKLSSAVEYRVDDAEQSDLSRVKRTTWLFKNSLKYQVTPDWRLIGKFNYSQSTSSQGDFYDGSYTEAVVGYAYRPVANDRLNALVKYTYFFNLPAVGQLNGTSTSAGVMQRSHIASIDATYDLTERWSIGGKYAYRLGQVSMDRVNPEYFDSTAHLYVARADWHFLHKWDALVEGRMLDLPEAKDRRSGVLLGLYRHLGNNVKVGGGYNFSNFSDDLTDFSYRHQGIFVNVVGMI; this comes from the coding sequence ATGGTGAAGCAACGTATCGCCCTTACATGCATGATCCTCGCGTCGCTGGCAGCAGCCGGGCCCGCGGCCCGTGCGGAGAGCACACCCGCGCCGGTCGCCAAGGCTGCCGCCGCGCCGGCGGTCGCGACCCCCAACGTCCGGGACGCAGCCGGTCCCGGTGAGACGACCGAGGGGCATCTTCCCAAGGAAGCGACCTATACGCCGTGGCTGCTCGACCCGTCCGTTTTCGCGCAGGACCAGGGGGACCGCACCGAGAAGCGTCAGGTTGCCGAGAAGGACGTGAAGACGGTCAAGCTGACCAACCTGGTGCCGCCCATCCGCTTCCGCACCGGCGAGGCCGACATCACCCGGGAGTACCTGGAGCTTCTGCGCGGCGTGCTGGAGAAGATGCGGGGCCGCAATAACGTCCGCCTCCATTTCGTGGGGCACGCCGACACGCAACGGCTGAGCGGTGCGCTGCAGGCGAAGTTCGGCGACAACACCGGCCTGTCCCGCGAGCGCGCCGGCACCACGGCCGAGTACTGCCAGCGCGCCCTGGGGCTTCCCCCGGAGGCGATCTCCTATGAAGGGATGGGCGACGCCAAGCCGGTCGCCTCCAACGCCACCGAGGAGGGGAGGGCGCTGAACCGGCGGGTGGAGGTCGAGGTCTGGTACGACGAGATCGGCGAAAAGATGGTGGAAAAGGAAGTGATCGTCCCGGCGCAGGTGAACCGGGTCAAGATCTGCCGCACCGAGACGGTCTGCAAGATGCGCTACCAGGAAGGGCTTTCGCACCGGGTCCGGATCAAGAACCTCGTCGCCCCCCTGCAGTACGACGCCGCCATGCTGACTGTGCCGGAGGATTTCCCGCACCAGGTAAGGCAGGCCTTGAACAACCTGGCCGGCAAGCAGCACATCGCCGTCAAGTTCATCGCCTACAGCGACACGACGCCGCTGGAGGCGCGTGACGAGCGCATCTACGGCGACCAGCTGGGGCTCTCCAAGGCGGTCGCCCGGCGCGTCGCCCTCGCCGTGCAGGACGCGCTGAAGAGTACCCCGGTCTCCTTCGAAAGCGAGGGGAAAGGGGCCACACAACCGGTGGCCTCCAACGACACCCCGCAGGGGCGGGCGCTGAACCGGCGCGTTGCGGTGGAGTTCTGGCACGACGACGCGCTCCAGGAACTGTCCGACGAGCCGCAACTCTGCCCAGAGGATGCCGAAGCCCAGACCGTCACCAGGGTCTACGATCCTCCCTCCGGTCCCATCCCGGCCATCCTGTTCCAGGACGGCAACCCGGTGCTCCCCGAGGGGTACACCGAGCGGCTGAAAACGCTCATGGACGACATCAAGCAGCGCAGCAACGTGCGCCTGCGCTTCATCGGCTACATCAGCAACGAGCGGCTGGAGCGTCGCACCGCCGCCGTCTACGGCGACGACATCGGCTGGGCCACCGCGCGCGCCCGGCGCGGCATGACCGAGGTGAGCGCGAAGATGGGGCTCGTCCCGAAGCAGGCGGAGTTCGAGGGGCGGGGCTACGTGCAGTCGGCGGACGTGGTCGCGACCGGCTTCACCGGCACCGGCGAGTCGCGGGTCGAGGTGCAGGTGGTCTATGACGAGCAGGTCCCGGTCAACGACTACGAGGGGGTGGACATCCTGCGCATGACCCGGGAGGTGAACGCGGCCGATCCCCTGGCGCTCAACCTCCTGCGCATCTCGGTGGACGGCAAGCCGGTCGACGACCTGAACAAGAGCATCCCCGACCTGCAGCGCTGCACCGACGTGGCGCTGCAGGTCGCGAGGATCGAATTCAAGTACGACAACCTGAGGGCCTACCGCCGGCTGAACGTCACCGCCTGGCCGCGCAGCATCCGGTACGAGGACCTGCCGGGGACGGAGTTCGCCGAGAACCTGGTCCGCTTCCGCCTCTACGCCAACTACCACAGTTTCATAAAGCGCGCGGAGGTGAGGATCTTCGACGAGGAGCGCTCGGTGCGCGACCTGCCGCTGGCGGTAGTCCCCATGGACGGCGAGGGGATGGCCACCTGGAGCGCGAACTTCGAAAACCCGGTCACCCCGGCCCGTGAGCTCAAGTACCTGGTCCGCGTCTACGACGCGCAGGGGAACTACGACGAGACCGTCGCCCAGCCGCTGTGGGTGGTCGAACAGGTCGATCCCGGCACCGCCAAGTCGGACCCGGAACGGGAACTCCTGGCCGGGTACGGCGGCAGCCGCATCGGGGAGCGCAACATCCCGGTCGCCGGCGGTACCGTCCAGGCCTACGGCAGCTCCATCCCCACCGAGCACCGGGTCTGGTTGGCCGGCTACCCGGGACCGGTGGACGGCAACGGGCGCTTCATCGTCGAGGAGATCCTCCCCAAGGGGATGCACACCGTGGAGGTGGCGGTGCTGGACAAGGCTGGCAACGGCGAGCTCTTCCTGCGCGACCTGGCCATGCCCAAAAGCGACTGGTTCACCGTCGGGATCGCCGACCTGACCTTCTCTGCGGACAAGACCAGCGGCCCCGCCAAGCTGCTCGCCCCGGACCAGCCGCGCTACAGCCACGACTTCAACGCCGAGGGGCGCCTCGCCTTCTACACTAAGGGGACCTTCGGCGACGGCTGGGGGCTCACCGCCAGCGCCGACACGCGGGAAGCTCCCCTGGACCAGCTCTTCAGCAACTTCTTGGACAAGTCGCCCGAGTCGCTGTTTCGGCGCATCGACCAGGACTACCACTTCCCGACCTACGGCGACGATTCGACCGTGCTGGAGGATGCCCCCACCAGCGGTAAGTTTTACGCCCGGCTGAAAAAGGACCAGAACTACGGCCTGTGGGGCAACTTCAGGATCGGGTACCTCGACAACGACCTGGCCCACGTGGACCGCGGGCTCTACGGCGCGAACCTCCACTACCAGATCCCCGGCGTCACCAGCTTCGGCGAGAAGCGCTTCATGGTGGACGGGTTCGCCGCCGAGCCCGGCACGGTGGCCGGCCGCGACGAGTTCCGCGGCACCGGCGGGTCGCTCTACTACCTGCGCCGGCAGGACATCCTGCAGGGTTCCGAGCGGGTGCGCATCGAGATCCGGGACAAGGATTCCAACATGGTGCTGGCGGTGAAGGACCTGACCCCGGTCCAGGACTACGACGTCGATTACCTTCAGGGACGCCTGGTCCTCACCCAGCCCCTGGAGTCGACGGCGGCGGACAACCTCCTGGTGCACAGCGACACCATCGACGGCAACCCCGTCTACCTGGTGGCCCGCTACGAGTACACGCCGGGAGCCGCGGAACTGGACACCATGACCTTCGGCGGCCGGGCCCACTACTGGTTCGGCGACTATGTGAAACTGGGCCTCACCGGCACCGGCGGCAAGGACGGCGACATCGACGAGAGCCTCGCCGGTGCGGACCTCACCCTGCGCAAGTCCGCCGCCACCTGGCTCAAGCTGGAGACCGGCCGCAGCAAGGGGGCGGGGCTCTTCACCTCCACCTCGCTCGACGGCGGCTTCAACTACAGCACCGTGCAGGCACCCGTCGCTGCCGCGATCGCCGCCAACGCCTACCGGATCGATGCGAGCGTCGCCCTGCAGGATCTGAATAAGGATTGGCGGGGGCGCTTTACCCTCTACAGCCAGCTCCTGGAGGCGGGGTACTCCGCACCGGGCCAGGCAGCGGAAAAGGAAACCACTCTGGTCGGCGGCACCGCCGAGGTGCCGGTCAACGACCGCCTGAAGGTCAACGTCAAGGCGGACCAGCGCAACGTGGACCAGGGGCTGCAGACCACGGCAGCCGAGGTGAACGGCACCTACCAGGTGGACGAGCACTGGAGCGCCGGGGTGGGGGCGCGCCTGGATAGCCGCAAGGACCAGTCGACCGTAGTACCCCTGACCCAGGAGACCGGGGACCGCGTCGACGTCGTGGGGAAGGTCGGCTACGACACCAAGGCGCGCTGGAGCGGCTACCTCTTCGGGCAGGAATCGGTACTCACCACCGGCAACCGTGAGGGTAACGGCCGGGGCGGCGTGGGGGGCGCCTTCCGGGTCACCGACCGCCTGAAGCTGAACGGCGAGGCGTCCGGGGGAAATCAGGGCCTGGCCGGTCGCTTCGGCAGCGAGTACCTCTACAGCGACCGTACCACCCTCTATACCAACTACGCCCTCGAGAACGAGCGCTCCGACAACGGCGTGCAGGCTAGGAAAGGTGCCCTCACCTCGGGCTTCCGCACCCGCTACTCGGACAGCGCCAGCGTCTACGGCGAGGAACGCTACACCCACGGCGACGTCCCCAGCGGCCTGCTCCACTCCTACGGCGTCGACCTCGCCCCGACTGACCGGCTCAACTTCGGGGCCAAGGGGGAGTTTGGCACCCTGCGTGACAACCTCACCGGCGCGGAGCTGAAGAGGAAAGCCCTGGGCGTGAGCGCGGGGTACGGCTTTGAGAAGGTGAAGCTCTCCAGCGCCGTGGAATACCGGGTGGACGACGCCGAGCAGTCGGACCTGAGCCGGGTGAAGCGGACCACCTGGCTGTTCAAGAACAGCCTGAAGTACCAGGTGACCCCGGACTGGCGGCTGATCGGCAAGTTCAACTACTCGCAGAGCACCAGCTCGCAGGGGGATTTCTACGACGGCAGCTATACCGAGGCGGTGGTGGGCTACGCCTACCGCCCCGTCGCCAACGATCGCCTGAACGCCTTGGTCAAGTACACCTACTTCTTCAACCTCCCCGCGGTGGGACAGCTAAACGGCACCAGCACCAGCGCGGGTGTCATGCAGCGCAGCCACATCGCGTCGATCGACGCCACCTACGACCTGACGGAGCGCTGGAGCATCGGCGGCAAGTACGCCTACCGGCTCGGGCAGGTCAGCATGGACCGGGTCAACCCCGAGTACTTCGACAGCACCGCCCATCTCTACGTGGCGCGGGCCGACTGGCACTTCCTGCACAAATGGGATGCGCTCGTCGAAGGGCGGATGCTCGACCTGCCGGAGGCGAAGGACCGGCGCAGCGGCGTGCTCCTGGGGCTTTACCGTCACCTGGGCAACAACGTCAAGGTCGGGGGCGGCTACAACTTCAGCAACTTCTCCGACGACCTGACCGACTTCAGCTATCGGCACCAGGGAATATTCGTCAACGTGGTGGGGATGATTTAG